A region of Halalkaliarchaeum desulfuricum DNA encodes the following proteins:
- a CDS encoding ATP-dependent helicase yields MSNDTDEYPSWFPVPEEDVSPEPQQQRIINSDAYPMRVLAGAGTGKTFTMVRKIEHLIDEEDVSPDRILALTFTNNAANSMQEKLNAKLGVAGYDIDAYTYHSICNEILSDYAYEAGLDPDFEVATDAEKYAIVLDVLDEIEYRAVKPNVYGDNGYASGAASKLLNFIGSMKRNGITPEDIDEFLGPAARVYELVDVRERIEAIASDHLGGRSVSSVLDSLPDARAELVTERDALGRDGMEASVRDFLDRLVDLCEALEAAFEAHEAGERELPDNAYKLPKYMLGGYASGAPTGIPGNLDLELTDHLDSFLSDCLTARDLTAGYAAYERELDERNLIDFDGLVVETAALMDSPVGEEIADRWDYVFCDEFQDTDRLQFDLVTSLVTDDNLFVVGDDDQAIYEWRGAHVANITDELDRAFTALTDEPLEENFRSRQPILDLANEAIQKLDHRERHKTLKRVDEPAYDGDSVATVELQDEDDADGAAQLRTVVQNLLSGAAENLDEAYDPGDIALLVRKNDHATPVIEEFDDAGIPYQVAGNLATESVGVRTVTAYLKALARPEDEVSWNRVLLMRYRLCDADLRTLNVGDDPLVDTLRTTPLDEFEEPDRVAEAREHATELLNLRDSASLSHLYRELTDLTNIEWYLSEQERRDLTQLENVIEQYGDSAVQPPLTPEFIDSLEHYDSLFDESGTTPTSQPDVADDAVNVMTIHKSKGLDFPVALIPQVTADEWAPSSRTYDALETGLSDGADAAFAEDFVERDSRETRRVFHVGITRAEDILVLQGGSEEDDDADLHPVSETVDEILPPRIPWQAERGQLPLWDDVQECLLDKAVDWTNTLASETVGNIGGAVTHDGEDLSVEAARDRVLTLATATLDGSLSPRTEREILRVASLTGPATHSPSLSHSYTSLAAYEECPRNHYLEYVVNAFSDYQETTSGPGGGVSQREIGLLFHDTAEQAANQEIEHREEWYEICERLASQRRAEDALPAAKQCIDRYFELALSSYEVVDAERKFELDINGHELVGYIDAVYRTPDDELLVIDYKATERHRDLQDDKQLPIYLLACRDLYDEPVARAGYAYVGEIGPKIESRPFSDAELETVRNDVTEAMDRIAEFSFSRYSAGDHCQWCQHNQLPCAPDSFTVGPGFEE; encoded by the coding sequence ATGAGCAACGATACTGACGAGTACCCCTCGTGGTTCCCCGTTCCGGAAGAAGACGTTTCCCCGGAGCCCCAACAGCAGAGGATCATCAACTCCGACGCCTACCCGATGCGTGTACTCGCCGGGGCAGGGACCGGGAAGACCTTCACGATGGTGCGGAAGATCGAGCACCTCATCGACGAGGAGGACGTGTCTCCGGATCGAATTCTCGCGTTGACGTTCACGAACAACGCCGCGAACTCGATGCAGGAGAAACTCAACGCAAAACTCGGAGTTGCTGGGTACGACATCGACGCGTACACGTATCACTCGATTTGTAACGAGATTCTCTCTGACTACGCCTACGAAGCCGGCCTTGACCCCGACTTCGAGGTTGCCACGGACGCCGAGAAGTACGCCATCGTGCTGGACGTGCTTGACGAGATCGAGTACCGGGCAGTCAAACCGAACGTGTACGGAGATAACGGGTACGCGTCCGGAGCGGCATCGAAACTCCTCAATTTCATCGGGTCGATGAAACGAAACGGCATCACGCCCGAAGACATCGACGAATTCCTCGGTCCTGCTGCCCGCGTCTACGAACTCGTCGACGTTCGGGAGCGAATCGAGGCGATTGCCAGCGACCACCTGGGTGGCCGTTCGGTTTCGAGCGTGCTGGACTCGCTCCCAGATGCACGCGCAGAGCTCGTTACGGAACGTGACGCGCTAGGGAGGGACGGCATGGAAGCTAGCGTGCGCGATTTCCTCGACCGACTCGTTGACCTCTGTGAGGCGCTGGAAGCCGCGTTCGAGGCCCATGAAGCGGGCGAGCGAGAACTACCAGACAACGCGTATAAACTCCCGAAATACATGCTCGGCGGGTACGCAAGCGGCGCGCCGACAGGGATTCCAGGGAACCTCGATCTTGAACTCACAGATCACCTCGATTCGTTCCTCTCTGACTGTCTCACTGCCCGTGACCTGACGGCAGGGTATGCGGCGTACGAGCGAGAACTCGACGAGCGGAATCTCATCGACTTCGACGGCCTGGTCGTCGAGACAGCTGCACTGATGGATTCGCCGGTCGGTGAGGAAATCGCCGACCGGTGGGACTACGTGTTCTGTGACGAGTTCCAGGACACGGACCGCCTCCAGTTCGACCTCGTTACGTCACTCGTCACGGACGACAACCTGTTCGTCGTCGGTGACGACGACCAGGCGATCTACGAGTGGCGCGGCGCACACGTCGCCAACATCACCGACGAACTCGACCGAGCATTCACGGCACTCACTGACGAACCGCTGGAGGAGAACTTCCGCTCCCGACAACCGATCCTCGATCTGGCGAACGAGGCGATTCAGAAACTCGACCACCGCGAACGACACAAGACACTGAAACGCGTCGACGAACCCGCGTATGACGGGGACAGTGTCGCTACCGTCGAACTCCAAGACGAGGACGACGCAGACGGCGCGGCCCAACTTCGTACCGTCGTCCAGAATCTATTGAGCGGTGCAGCAGAAAACCTCGACGAGGCGTACGATCCAGGTGACATCGCCCTCCTCGTCCGGAAAAACGACCACGCGACACCCGTCATTGAGGAATTCGACGATGCTGGCATCCCGTACCAAGTTGCTGGCAATTTGGCCACCGAATCAGTCGGCGTCAGGACTGTCACCGCCTATCTGAAAGCGCTCGCTCGACCCGAAGACGAGGTGAGTTGGAATCGCGTCCTCCTGATGCGGTACCGGCTCTGTGACGCAGACCTCCGCACGCTCAACGTCGGCGACGACCCGCTCGTCGACACGCTCCGTACCACACCGCTCGACGAGTTTGAGGAACCCGACCGCGTCGCAGAAGCCCGTGAGCACGCCACGGAACTGCTCAACCTCCGTGACTCGGCATCACTCAGTCACCTGTACCGCGAACTCACGGATCTCACGAACATCGAGTGGTATCTCAGCGAGCAGGAGCGCCGCGATCTCACCCAGCTTGAGAACGTCATCGAACAGTACGGGGACAGTGCCGTCCAACCACCGCTCACCCCGGAGTTCATCGACTCGCTCGAACACTACGACTCCCTGTTCGACGAAAGTGGCACCACACCCACGAGCCAACCGGACGTCGCAGACGACGCGGTCAACGTGATGACCATCCACAAGAGCAAGGGGCTGGACTTCCCCGTCGCCCTCATCCCGCAAGTTACTGCCGACGAGTGGGCACCGAGCTCACGCACGTACGACGCGCTCGAAACGGGACTCTCGGACGGTGCAGACGCGGCGTTCGCCGAGGACTTTGTTGAGCGTGATTCCCGTGAGACACGCCGTGTATTCCACGTCGGGATTACACGCGCCGAAGACATCCTCGTCCTACAGGGTGGAAGCGAGGAAGATGACGACGCGGACTTACATCCGGTTTCAGAGACGGTCGACGAGATTCTGCCACCCCGAATCCCGTGGCAGGCAGAGCGAGGACAGCTCCCACTCTGGGACGACGTTCAGGAGTGTCTCCTGGACAAGGCAGTAGACTGGACCAACACGCTGGCCAGCGAGACTGTCGGAAACATCGGCGGTGCCGTCACTCACGATGGGGAAGATCTCAGCGTTGAGGCTGCGCGCGACCGCGTGCTAACCCTTGCTACGGCCACCCTTGACGGGAGTCTCTCACCGAGAACCGAGCGGGAGATCCTTCGGGTTGCGTCGCTGACTGGCCCGGCGACTCATTCACCATCGCTCTCTCACAGCTACACGTCGTTAGCGGCCTACGAGGAGTGCCCACGGAATCACTACTTGGAGTACGTCGTCAACGCCTTCTCCGATTACCAGGAGACCACGAGTGGTCCCGGGGGTGGTGTGTCACAACGCGAAATTGGATTACTGTTTCACGACACCGCAGAGCAAGCCGCGAATCAAGAGATAGAACACCGTGAGGAGTGGTACGAGATCTGCGAGCGACTCGCCAGCCAGCGTCGCGCCGAGGACGCGCTCCCGGCGGCGAAACAGTGCATCGACCGGTACTTCGAGTTAGCGCTCTCCAGTTACGAAGTCGTCGACGCAGAACGGAAATTCGAACTCGATATTAATGGGCACGAGCTCGTCGGCTACATCGACGCAGTCTACCGAACACCGGACGACGAGCTCCTCGTCATCGATTACAAAGCAACGGAGCGCCACCGTGACCTGCAAGACGACAAGCAACTGCCGATCTATCTATTAGCGTGCCGCGACCTGTACGACGAGCCAGTGGCACGCGCGGGATACGCTTATGTCGGAGAAATTGGCCCGAAGATCGAGTCCCGACCGTTCAGCGACGCTGAGCTAGAAACAGTCAGAAACGATGTAACGGAGGCAATGGACCGCATTGCTGAGTTCTCATTCAGTCGGTACAGTGCTGGCGACCACTGTCAGTGGTGTCAACACAACCAACTGCCTTGTGCACCGGACTCGTTCACCGTCGGGCCTGGATTCGAAGAGTAG